The following are encoded in a window of Gramella sp. MT6 genomic DNA:
- a CDS encoding DUF423 domain-containing protein: MKELVLIIGGIYGGLSVILGAFGAHALKKKFNEDQLKSFETGVKYQMYHAIVLIICGITFPFLSGLQIVMAWCFIIGILLFSFSIYGLTWNSSRGKKIKILGPITPLGGLLLVAGWVLLTINLANIAMYLNP; the protein is encoded by the coding sequence ATGAAAGAATTGGTATTGATCATTGGTGGTATTTATGGTGGCCTTTCGGTTATTTTAGGAGCTTTCGGGGCTCATGCCCTTAAGAAAAAGTTTAATGAAGATCAGCTTAAAAGTTTTGAAACCGGTGTGAAATACCAGATGTACCATGCTATTGTACTAATAATCTGTGGAATTACTTTTCCTTTTCTTTCTGGGTTGCAAATTGTGATGGCCTGGTGTTTTATTATCGGAATTCTACTTTTTTCTTTCAGTATTTATGGGTTAACCTGGAATTCTTCCAGAGGAAAAAAGATTAAAATTTTGGGGCCAATCACGCCGCTAGGAGGTCTTTTGCTGGTAGCAGGTTGGGTTTTATTGACAATTAATCTGGCCAATATCGCGATGTATCTTAATCCTTAG